The window CCAATGTAGGTTTTGAGTCTGTCCATAGCATCCCTGCCCCGTGCTCTCTTATAGGGTAACATGCCACGGATGGTCCTTTTTACGATATGGTCGGGTCGCTTTGGGTAATACGGGCCGAATTCCCGGTTTCCGCGGTCTACCGACTGTTTATATTCAGTAAATGTAGTAACCTTATCACCGGAAATAACGATCTTCTCGGCATTTACTATTTGAATCTCTTCACCTGCAAGCAATCTTTTTGCCAGGATACTGGCAAGCCGTCCCAGTATCATCCCATCTGCATTAATAACTGTCATTTCATTACACCTCACTGCATGATCCTAACATTCGAGCCGCCTGGATTTTCCTTGACCAGTTGCTCTATAGTGAGGCATAAGCCCCCTTTTTCTACAATCTTTTCTTTTGCAGTTCCACTGAAACCCAGCGCAACTACATTTACCTTGTGTTCAAGGGTACCTGATGCCAGCACTTTTCCCGGCACTATGAT of the ANME-2 cluster archaeon genome contains:
- a CDS encoding 50S ribosomal protein L13; translation: MTVINADGMILGRLASILAKRLLAGEEIQIVNAEKIVISGDKVTTFTEYKQSVDRGNREFGPYYPKRPDHIVKRTIRGMLPYKRARGRDAMDRLKTYIGVPEELRREEAVSIEGANMNRLSSVKYIRLGELSTKLGAKL